A genomic stretch from Opitutales bacterium includes:
- the mutS gene encoding DNA mismatch repair protein MutS translates to MAQAKRTPMMEQWHDFRGRLPDDTLLLFRLGDFYEIFLQDAEEGARILGITLTQRHGMPMAGIPYHAANAYIGKILKAGRKVAIVDQVETPKAGKLVKRELTRIITPGTILESQQQEERRSQFILAIELSRKAVHAAWLEISTGEFSLTSQSLDNAEGLLSVFTALDPKEVILPEGSLLQAGPAAAVFVEALDPLLSTRSVTEVEAYHFDSANGYRGLTETLNTLNLDGFGIADSHEGIGSAGALLDYVTKTLCKRPEHLKQIREYRIEDTLLIDPATQRNLEVFKSAMQTREGSLMAAMDGTLTAAGSRKLEQFLSTPTLDLEEISTRQRTVGIFTQVPTALYDIQELLKRVRDIPRILSRLQNTLQNPRELGGVRDTLNQLPEIRESLRAVKYELLDSMADRIEEFDALEAHLRSALNDDLPGSIQDGGTIRHGFDEELDYLYGLTSDNKSWLADLEKSEQELTGIKNLKVKYNGAFGYFIEVTKSNLAMVPNHYIRKQTMANAERYTTEDLKRKEKEILNAEERALAREEQLFGGVISRILEDKDRLEKTAHALAELDVFCGWAEIAREWNYCQPVLDESDALEIEGGRHPVVEQMMRKERRGLAGEHRFVPNDCSLQSSQCQIALITGPNMAGKSTFIRQVGLIVLMAQVGAWVPANNCRIGKVDRIFSRVGASDELARGNSTFMVEMNETANILNNCTRQSLIILDEIGRGTSTYDGLSIAWSVVEHLHSDAEAGPRTLFATHYHELTRLSADLSRMENFSVAVKEWNDEIVFVRQVVPGAADRSYGIQVARLAGLPDTVIARAKDILADLESGSERLHALNFDADTSPEKEVRESKVPKKQQRPGPEDFQMELFG, encoded by the coding sequence ATGGCACAGGCGAAACGCACCCCTATGATGGAGCAGTGGCATGACTTCCGCGGTCGGCTACCCGATGATACCTTGTTGCTGTTTCGGCTGGGTGATTTCTACGAGATCTTCTTGCAGGATGCTGAAGAGGGAGCACGGATTTTGGGAATTACGCTCACTCAAAGGCATGGCATGCCGATGGCGGGAATCCCTTACCACGCGGCGAATGCGTATATCGGGAAGATCTTAAAAGCGGGTAGGAAGGTCGCGATTGTTGATCAAGTGGAGACGCCCAAAGCAGGTAAACTCGTGAAGCGCGAGCTTACCCGGATTATTACCCCCGGTACCATTCTCGAAAGCCAACAACAGGAGGAGCGGCGCAGCCAGTTCATCCTTGCAATCGAGCTATCACGCAAGGCGGTCCATGCTGCATGGCTTGAGATTTCAACTGGTGAGTTTTCCTTGACGAGCCAGTCTCTAGATAATGCGGAGGGCCTGCTTTCGGTTTTTACGGCGCTCGATCCGAAAGAGGTTATTTTACCCGAAGGTTCCTTATTGCAGGCTGGACCCGCTGCTGCGGTCTTTGTTGAGGCGTTGGATCCGCTCCTGTCAACGCGGTCGGTGACTGAAGTCGAAGCGTATCATTTTGACTCAGCAAATGGCTACCGTGGGCTTACCGAGACATTGAATACTCTAAATCTCGACGGGTTCGGTATCGCAGACTCTCACGAGGGGATCGGCAGTGCGGGCGCCCTGCTTGATTATGTGACGAAAACGCTGTGTAAGCGACCTGAGCACCTTAAACAGATTCGCGAGTACCGCATTGAAGATACCTTGTTGATTGATCCGGCGACGCAGAGAAATCTCGAAGTGTTTAAGAGTGCGATGCAGACGCGTGAGGGTAGCTTGATGGCGGCGATGGACGGTACGCTGACGGCTGCTGGCTCGCGTAAGCTGGAGCAGTTTTTGTCGACGCCGACTCTAGATCTAGAGGAGATCAGCACGCGTCAGCGTACCGTCGGCATATTCACCCAGGTGCCGACGGCTCTGTACGACATTCAAGAGTTGCTCAAACGCGTCCGCGACATCCCGCGGATTTTAAGTCGTTTACAGAACACGCTACAGAATCCACGTGAGCTGGGCGGCGTGCGTGACACCTTGAATCAATTGCCGGAGATCCGTGAGTCGTTGAGGGCGGTAAAATACGAGCTCCTCGACTCTATGGCAGATCGTATCGAGGAGTTTGATGCGCTGGAGGCTCATTTGAGAAGTGCCCTGAATGACGATCTGCCAGGGAGCATCCAGGACGGGGGTACTATCCGGCACGGTTTCGACGAAGAGCTAGACTACCTCTACGGGCTGACCAGCGACAATAAGTCATGGTTGGCAGATCTAGAGAAATCTGAACAAGAACTGACTGGAATCAAGAACCTCAAGGTCAAATACAACGGTGCGTTTGGCTACTTCATCGAGGTGACGAAGTCGAATCTGGCGATGGTGCCCAATCACTACATTCGCAAGCAGACGATGGCGAATGCTGAGCGCTATACGACCGAGGATCTAAAGCGTAAGGAGAAGGAGATTCTCAATGCAGAGGAGCGCGCCCTAGCTCGTGAAGAGCAACTGTTTGGTGGCGTGATTTCCCGGATTTTGGAGGACAAAGACAGGCTTGAGAAAACGGCTCATGCCCTGGCTGAGCTGGATGTATTCTGTGGCTGGGCTGAAATCGCACGGGAGTGGAATTATTGTCAGCCGGTGCTGGATGAGTCAGATGCTCTGGAGATCGAAGGAGGGCGACATCCAGTGGTGGAACAGATGATGCGCAAAGAGCGCCGGGGCTTGGCGGGTGAGCATCGTTTTGTGCCCAATGATTGTAGCTTACAGTCGAGCCAGTGCCAGATTGCCCTTATCACTGGCCCCAATATGGCTGGTAAATCGACCTTTATTCGCCAGGTAGGTCTCATCGTTCTCATGGCTCAAGTGGGAGCCTGGGTGCCGGCAAACAACTGTCGGATAGGAAAAGTCGATCGCATTTTTTCAAGAGTCGGTGCCAGTGATGAACTCGCGCGAGGCAATTCGACCTTCATGGTGGAGATGAACGAGACTGCAAATATCCTCAATAACTGCACACGACAGAGCCTCATTATCCTCGACGAAATTGGCCGTGGTACGAGCACTTACGATGGTTTGAGCATCGCATGGTCGGTCGTCGAACACCTGCACAGTGACGCTGAGGCTGGCCCACGCACGCTCTTTGCAACGCACTATCACGAGTTGACGCGGCTGAGTGCGGACTTGAGCCGTATGGAAAATTTTTCCGTCGCGGTGAAGGAATGGAATGATGAGATCGTCTTCGTCAGGCAGGTGGTGCCGGGGGCGGCTGATCGTTCTTATGGAATTCAAGTTGCTCGCCTAGCGGGCTTGCCTGACACGGTGATTGCACGTGCTAAGGATATCCTGGCCGATCTTGAGTCAGGCAGCGAGCGCCTGCATGCCTTAAATTTCGATGCGGATACAAGTCCCGAAAAAGAAGTTCGAGAGTCCAAAGTCCCAAAGAAGCAACAACGTCCTGGGCCGGAGGATTTTCAGATGGAATTGTTTGGCTGA